In Streptomyces violaceusniger Tu 4113, one DNA window encodes the following:
- a CDS encoding LysR family transcriptional regulator gives MSQLPDLESLRLLVLVGDVGSLSRAAARLGLAQPSASKRLSTLERRLGLVLVERTRRGSQLTDAGRAVAVWAQQVLQDLDGLLTGAEALRTKRDAELRVAASMTVAEYLVPGWLGELRRMRPELYVGLQVTNSEHVPELLRSGAVDLGFIESPQAPAGLPARRVAHDRLLVVVAPGHPWARRRRPLGVAELAAAPLVLRERGSGTRETLDQALRRAGMAEPRPLLELGSATAVRNAVMAGTGPAVISELAVRTDLADRRLVAVEVEGIKLHRALRAVWASERPLAGPAAELLAVTRRHRPDVATTGATAR, from the coding sequence ATGAGCCAGTTGCCGGATCTGGAATCGCTGCGTCTGCTCGTCCTTGTGGGAGACGTCGGAAGTCTGAGCAGGGCGGCGGCGCGGCTCGGTCTCGCGCAGCCGTCGGCCAGCAAGCGGCTGTCCACACTGGAGCGCAGGCTCGGCCTCGTGCTGGTGGAGCGGACCCGGCGCGGATCACAGCTCACCGACGCGGGTCGGGCCGTGGCGGTCTGGGCCCAGCAGGTTCTCCAGGACTTGGACGGTCTGCTCACCGGCGCGGAGGCATTGCGCACCAAGCGCGACGCCGAGCTGAGAGTCGCGGCGAGCATGACGGTGGCCGAGTACTTGGTACCGGGTTGGCTCGGCGAACTGCGTCGGATGCGGCCGGAGCTGTACGTGGGCCTCCAGGTGACCAACAGCGAGCACGTCCCGGAGCTGCTGCGCAGTGGCGCGGTGGATCTCGGATTCATCGAGTCACCGCAGGCCCCAGCCGGATTGCCTGCTCGGCGGGTCGCCCATGACCGTCTGCTCGTGGTCGTTGCGCCGGGGCACCCTTGGGCGCGCCGCCGTCGCCCGCTGGGCGTCGCCGAGCTTGCCGCCGCGCCGCTGGTTCTCCGTGAACGTGGCTCGGGCACCCGCGAAACTCTGGACCAGGCGCTGCGCCGGGCGGGAATGGCCGAGCCCCGGCCCCTGCTGGAGCTGGGGTCGGCGACGGCCGTGCGAAACGCCGTGATGGCCGGGACCGGCCCGGCAGTGATCAGCGAACTCGCCGTACGAACGGACCTCGCCGACCGCCGCCTGGTGGCGGTCGAGGTCGAGGGCATCAAACTGCACCGTGCCCTGCGCGCCGTATGGGCATCGGAACGCCCCCTGGCCGGCCCGGCCGCCGAACTCCTGGCTGTGACCAGACGACACAGACCAGACGTCGCCACCACGGGCGCCACCGCGCGGTGA
- a CDS encoding pyridoxamine 5'-phosphate oxidase family protein yields the protein MDQHAIDEVLNRPLSQELLTRDLARLAFIALDGTPRSIPIGIVWNGTEIVMCTATNARKIPALRRDPAVALTIDTESHPPKVLLIRGQAELDVVDGIPDEYFKWNGTYEMTPEQRAEWEEGVKSLYDGMVRVVVKPTWAKLIDFETTLPTAIEELMQRQKERQPA from the coding sequence ATGGACCAGCACGCCATCGACGAGGTACTGAACCGCCCACTCAGTCAGGAACTCCTGACCCGTGACCTGGCCAGGCTGGCCTTCATTGCACTGGACGGCACCCCGCGGTCGATCCCGATCGGAATCGTCTGGAACGGCACGGAAATCGTCATGTGCACCGCGACGAACGCGCGGAAAATCCCGGCGTTGCGCCGCGATCCCGCGGTCGCGTTGACGATCGACACCGAGTCGCACCCACCGAAGGTCCTGCTCATCCGCGGCCAGGCGGAACTGGATGTCGTCGACGGCATCCCGGACGAATACTTCAAGTGGAACGGCACTTACGAGATGACGCCCGAGCAACGGGCCGAGTGGGAGGAAGGCGTGAAGTCGCTCTACGACGGCATGGTCCGAGTCGTGGTGAAGCCGACCTGGGCCAAGCTGATCGACTTCGAGACCACCCTGCCCACCGCCATCGAGGAGCTCATGCAGCGACAGAAAGAACGTCAGCCCGCCTGA
- a CDS encoding YeiH family protein — protein MTKPGHVVERAADAARPVRSLAPGLFVVAIGTAAAFSLNKLVPAVSALTVAVVLGVAVGGRLPTKTQEGLGWATKKLLRLGVVLLGLQLGLGEVFGLGVGKVLAVVVTVLVTFFGTLLLGRLIRVSRGLALMVATGFSICGASAIAAMDSVTESDKEDVATAVTLVTLYGSAAIALVPFVGEALGMSPEHLGSWAGLSVHEVAQVVAAASPAGAGAVAIAVVTKLTRVVLLAPMVAGVSIVQRRQGGAATGKRPPTVPLFVLGFLMMMLVRSSGIVPSTALSVVKVVTTLLFAAALFGLGSGVKIGALLRAGRRGLALGALSTLLVAVVGYAALAVVGV, from the coding sequence ATGACCAAACCAGGACACGTTGTCGAGCGTGCCGCAGACGCCGCCAGGCCAGTTCGTTCACTGGCCCCGGGGCTGTTCGTAGTGGCTATCGGCACGGCTGCCGCGTTCTCTCTCAACAAGCTGGTGCCTGCCGTGAGCGCGCTTACCGTCGCGGTGGTCCTCGGAGTCGCCGTGGGAGGTCGCCTTCCGACGAAGACCCAGGAAGGTCTGGGCTGGGCGACGAAAAAGCTTCTGCGCCTCGGCGTCGTTCTGCTCGGGCTTCAGCTCGGGCTCGGCGAGGTCTTCGGGCTCGGTGTGGGCAAGGTGCTGGCGGTCGTGGTCACCGTGCTCGTGACCTTCTTCGGAACCCTCCTGCTCGGTCGGCTGATCCGAGTGTCGCGGGGACTCGCGCTGATGGTGGCGACCGGATTCTCCATCTGCGGGGCGTCGGCGATCGCGGCAATGGACAGCGTCACCGAAAGCGACAAAGAGGACGTAGCGACTGCTGTCACACTCGTGACCCTTTACGGAAGCGCCGCGATCGCGCTCGTACCGTTCGTCGGTGAGGCGCTGGGAATGAGTCCCGAGCACCTCGGGTCCTGGGCAGGACTTTCCGTTCACGAAGTCGCTCAGGTCGTCGCGGCCGCGTCACCGGCGGGGGCCGGGGCGGTTGCCATCGCTGTCGTCACCAAGCTGACCAGGGTCGTCCTGCTCGCCCCGATGGTCGCCGGCGTCAGCATCGTTCAGCGCCGACAAGGCGGGGCCGCTACGGGGAAACGTCCGCCGACCGTTCCGCTGTTCGTCCTCGGATTCCTGATGATGATGCTGGTTCGCAGCAGCGGTATCGTGCCGTCGACCGCGCTGTCCGTGGTCAAAGTCGTCACCACGCTGCTCTTCGCCGCCGCACTGTTCGGGCTGGGCAGCGGCGTCAAGATCGGTGCGCTGCTTCGGGCGGGAAGGCGAGGCCTTGCCCTGGGCGCTTTGTCCACGCTTCTCGTCGCGGTTGTCGGCTATGCCGCGCTGGCCGTCGTCGGTGTGTGA
- a CDS encoding cysteine dioxygenase family protein, translating to MARSPATLTDLVVAVRQAIDVRTGWTDTAELVADQLRAHLSGPGILTPDQRLGRPDRVAGHLLHAEPDGAFSILGLIWRPGQTTRIHDHITWCVVGVLSGIEHEELFDEALNPMGTRDNPPGEVSGFAPPGDIHRIRNVGDETAISLHIYGTDISRVGSSARRYYN from the coding sequence ATGGCCCGCTCACCGGCAACGCTCACCGACCTCGTCGTGGCCGTGCGCCAGGCGATCGACGTGCGGACCGGCTGGACGGACACCGCGGAACTGGTCGCCGATCAGCTCCGCGCGCACCTGTCCGGCCCCGGGATCCTGACGCCCGATCAGCGTCTTGGCCGGCCCGACAGGGTCGCGGGCCACCTGCTGCACGCCGAGCCCGACGGGGCGTTCTCCATACTCGGCCTGATCTGGCGCCCCGGCCAGACCACCCGGATCCACGACCACATCACCTGGTGTGTCGTGGGCGTGCTGTCGGGCATCGAGCACGAGGAACTGTTCGACGAAGCGCTCAATCCCATGGGCACGCGGGACAACCCTCCCGGCGAGGTCAGCGGCTTCGCGCCGCCCGGCGACATCCACCGCATCCGCAACGTCGGCGACGAGACCGCCATCAGCCTGCACATCTACGGCACCGACATCTCCCGCGTCGGCTCCAGCGCCCGCCGCTACTACAACTGA
- a CDS encoding VOC family protein has product MNHTDQRGPGRGTIQRMDNIAIVVDDLAAAKAFFVELGLELEGEATVEGSAVDRLVGLEGVRSDIAMMRTPDGHGRLELTKYHTPSSRDGDPCAPANTLGAHRIMFAVEDIDDILDRLRPHGAELVGELVRYENSYRLCYLRGPAGIMVALAEPIK; this is encoded by the coding sequence ATGAACCACACCGACCAGCGAGGCCCTGGGCGGGGGACGATCCAGCGGATGGACAATATCGCCATCGTCGTCGACGACCTCGCGGCTGCGAAGGCGTTCTTCGTCGAACTCGGACTGGAGCTGGAAGGCGAGGCGACTGTGGAGGGCAGCGCGGTGGATCGCCTCGTCGGGCTCGAAGGAGTCCGATCGGACATCGCGATGATGCGCACCCCGGACGGCCACGGACGGCTCGAGCTGACCAAGTACCATACGCCGTCCAGCCGCGACGGCGACCCGTGCGCTCCGGCGAACACGCTGGGCGCACATCGCATCATGTTCGCCGTCGAAGACATCGACGACATCCTCGACCGTTTGCGGCCACACGGAGCCGAACTCGTCGGCGAGCTGGTGCGGTACGAGAACAGCTACCGGCTCTGCTACCTCCGCGGCCCCGCAGGCATCATGGTCGCGCTGGCCGAGCCGATCAAGTGA